The proteins below come from a single Cervus elaphus chromosome 4, mCerEla1.1, whole genome shotgun sequence genomic window:
- the LOC122690820 gene encoding secretoglobin family 2B member 20-like yields the protein MMKGALLVLALLVTRELTFKTSEAEACPVFYEGLSGVILGLPEKALNETLDAIDANEDEKAAVEKVRDCFTEAGPENRFNNLKFKVSIIFSNDCTGYKLSSVVNALIGFASSLLSLVG from the exons ATGATGAAGGGAGCACTGCTTGTGCTGGCCTTGCTGGTGACCAGAGAGCTGACCTTCAAGACGAGTGAGG CGGAAGCCTGCCCTGTGTTTTATGAAGGCCTTAGTGGTGTGATCCTTGGACTCCCAGAAAAAGCATTGAATGAAACCTTGGATGCGATCGATGCTAATGAAGATGAAAAAGCAGCCGTTGAAAAAGTCCGGGATTGCTTCACTGAAGCAGGACCTGAGAACAGGTTTAATAACCTGAAATTTAAG GTGTCCATCATCTTCAGTAACGATTGCACCGGCTATAAATTGTCCTCGGTGGTGAATGCTCTTATAGGATTTGCTTCCAGTCTGCTCTCTTTGGTGGGATAA